A region of the Clostridium estertheticum subsp. estertheticum genome:
ATTTTTTCATACAATCACTCCTCAAACAGCAACCCTTATATATCATATTATACCATATTATTCAATAATTAAAAGAATTAGAAAACAAAATAGTACATCCACATTTGAAATTATTAATACGGGATTTAAAAGAAGGAAAAACATAGAGGTCACTATGAATTAATGACCTCTATGTTTTTCCTTCTTTTTCAACTCATGCATTGCAAATTGCCTTTCTTTTTCTTGTTCATTTTCATCTTTTGAATTCTTTTTTCTTTCTACAATATTTGATTCTTGCTGCAATTTCATAGCAAGTTGTGCTTTGGTTCCTATCCCATTATTTTCGGTTTGTTTCTTTATTTGCTTTTGAAGTTTTTTAGGATTTATCTTTTTATCTTTAAATTCTTTAATTGATAAATAGTTACTAAACCTTAAATTACAAAATTCTTTTAATATAAAATCATACACCTCATAATCCTTTGGCTCAGAACCAAATACAACCTTCGAAACTTCATATTTTTTTGCGGATATTCTCTCAAAAACACCTACCCAAAACATACCTTCAAAAAATACAGTAAGCTTAATACTAACGTTCATTTTAAATCTCCTCCTGATATATAAAACTAAATATAGAGAATGGACGACCCCAGGAGGGAAGGTTACTGCTATCTACGTTCATATAGATAGGTTTGGACTACCAACCAAAACTGTGTTTTTATTTCTAATTATATAATACTATATTTACATTTAATATACAAAATAGTTTAAATATGTTGCGTATAATAGGTATATTGGGTATGTAAATTGGTACTAAGCCACTAATATGTATGTACTTGTAAATAATAGCACTATATCATATAGTTATACCAACAGAAACATATTTTGGAATTATAAAATAAAAAAATAGGAGTGAAAAATAATGGAATTAATTAAAGTAAATCAATTAAAGTGTATTAAATGTGGGATTTGTACGAAAGTATGCCCACCAAAAATCTTGGGTATGAACGAAAATGGTCCTATAGCCATTAAGCCGCAAGGATGTATAGCCTGTGGACAATGTGTTGCTGTATGCCCTACCAGTGCAATTGACAATATCAAATCACCCTTAAATAAACAGACCACTCTAAAAAAGTTCCCAGTTATAAATCAAGAGACTGCTAAACAGTTTCTTAGGTCTAGACGATCAATCCGATGTTACAAAGATATGGCAGTACAACGAGAGCAATTAATCGAATTAGTTAATATTGCACGTTTCGCGCCTACTGCTAGTAATCAGCAAGGAATATCATATATAATTGTTGAAGATAAAAAAATACTAAAAAAAGCTACAGAGGTTGTCATAGAGTGGATGGAATCACAAGGTGAAAATCCTTTACACTGGAGTTTTCCTTATCATATTCGTGCTTATAGAGAAACTGGAATTGATCAAATATTACGTGATGCTCCAAATTTAATTTTAGCAATGGCTCCAAAAGAAATGAAAAATGGTAGAGAAAATACAATCTTTTCATTTGCTTACTTGGAATTGTTTGCAACGACTCTCGGATTAGGTAGCTGTTGGGATGGACTCCTTGAAATGTGTGCATTTGCTAATTATTATCCACTATTAGAGTTATTTAATATTCCGAAGAATAAGGTGTTAACAGGTGCAGTTATGGTTGGGTATCCTCAATATGTCTATAAACGACTGGTAGATCGTAACCCATTAGATGTTACTTGGATTTAATAACATGCATTAAATCTTTAAAAGCATAACATAAGATAAACTTGTGATGAATGCTACTATCTTTCTCTACATTTAAAAAAAGGAACAAAATTAATTGTTCCTTATCCATAATTTTCATATTTATATATAAGGTAACTAGTCTTAAACCTTGTTTTGTTACTTATTTAAACTATTTTAACATTTGTACTTCTTCCAGCGTTGGTAGAGATGCTATAGCCCCGAGCTTTGTACATGTAATAGCGCCAACTTTATTACTAAAAGTTATTATATCTTTAATAATACCCGGATTATTCATAAATGATTTTGGATCCTTTAGCTGTGCAAGTTTATAAAGAAATGCGCCTACAAATGCATCACCAGCTCCTGTTGAATCAATACATTTAATTTTTATACTATTGATTATACTACTTCCTTCATTGGTAGAAATTAATGTGCCTGCTTCTCCAAGTGTAACAGCTACTACTTTTGCACCTAAGCTATGAAACAACTTAATACCTTCATCTAAATTTTCTTTACCTGAAATTATTTTTATTTCTTCATCACTTACTTTAACAAAATCTGAATATTTAAGACATTGTTTTGATATTTCTACAAAGTCACTCAATCTATTTTTCCACAAATCTATTCTATAATTAGGATCAAAAGAAATAAAAACTTCATTTTCAAAAGCAAGCTCCATGGCTTTTAAATAAGTTTCCTTTGAAGGTCCACCTAAAAGTGCAGTTGCAGAACCAAAATGCATTATCTTAAAAGATTTTAGCTTATCACGATCTAGCTCATCAAAAGTTAATAATTCATCTGCACCTCTATTAAAAATAAAATCTCTTTCTCCATCTCCATTCAACGAAACAAATGCTAAAGTAGTCTTAGAATTTTTATCAAATATAAGCATAGATGTGTCTACTCCGGCTTCCTCTAATGTTTCCTTCAAGAACATACCAAAGTTATCATTACCAACTTTCCCTGCAAAATATGCTCGGCCTCCCAACTTTGATATTGCTGCTGATACGTTAGCCGGTGCACCTCCTGCTTTTTTTACAAAATTTTCTCCTTTGGTTAAACCACTATTAATATCTGAACAAATAAAATCAATTAACAATTCACCAATACATAGTATTTTATTCATAATACGCCTCCTAATTCCAATTATTATTCATTTACTTTAACACATTTCAGACTAAATTGTATATATACCTTTTATTTTTGATGTTTATCTACCTTTTATTTCTATTTTTGATATTTATTACTCTTGAAATTGGTTATGCTCTTGACGCCGTTTACAAAATACAGTAAAATGAAAACAAGCGAAGCTAACTGAAACATAAATCGAACATAAATGAATACCGATAAACGTGTTGCAGATTACGAAACTATAAAATATAAAGAAAGGAATGGAAAATATGACTAAAAAACTAAATCTAATTAAAAGACTAACTATATTTTTTGTAGGAATGAGTATTATACAGATTGGAGTAGCATTATTTTTAAAAACTAATATTGGTTCCGATCCATTTACTTTATTCACTCAAGGAATAGCATCTTTATTAAATAAAACACCCGGAAATGCTAATATGGTTATTTTATTTGTATTGTTTTGCATAATACTTGCAGTTGAAAGACGTCGTATAAAGATAGGAACACTTATATGC
Encoded here:
- a CDS encoding carbohydrate kinase family protein, which codes for MNKILCIGELLIDFICSDINSGLTKGENFVKKAGGAPANVSAAISKLGGRAYFAGKVGNDNFGMFLKETLEEAGVDTSMLIFDKNSKTTLAFVSLNGDGERDFIFNRGADELLTFDELDRDKLKSFKIMHFGSATALLGGPSKETYLKAMELAFENEVFISFDPNYRIDLWKNRLSDFVEISKQCLKYSDFVKVSDEEIKIISGKENLDEGIKLFHSLGAKVVAVTLGEAGTLISTNEGSSIINSIKIKCIDSTGAGDAFVGAFLYKLAQLKDPKSFMNNPGIIKDIITFSNKVGAITCTKLGAIASLPTLEEVQMLK
- a CDS encoding YjdF family protein — protein: MNVSIKLTVFFEGMFWVGVFERISAKKYEVSKVVFGSEPKDYEVYDFILKEFCNLRFSNYLSIKEFKDKKINPKKLQKQIKKQTENNGIGTKAQLAMKLQQESNIVERKKNSKDENEQEKERQFAMHELKKKEKHRGH
- a CDS encoding nitroreductase family protein codes for the protein MELIKVNQLKCIKCGICTKVCPPKILGMNENGPIAIKPQGCIACGQCVAVCPTSAIDNIKSPLNKQTTLKKFPVINQETAKQFLRSRRSIRCYKDMAVQREQLIELVNIARFAPTASNQQGISYIIVEDKKILKKATEVVIEWMESQGENPLHWSFPYHIRAYRETGIDQILRDAPNLILAMAPKEMKNGRENTIFSFAYLELFATTLGLGSCWDGLLEMCAFANYYPLLELFNIPKNKVLTGAVMVGYPQYVYKRLVDRNPLDVTWI